The following are from one region of the Chloracidobacterium sp. genome:
- a CDS encoding trypsin-like peptidase domain-containing protein, producing MGSGVIVSADGTILTNAHVIDGADSITVLMNDNKTFEAKLVGLDKPSDLAVLKIEAQNMPFLTLGIPIRCASAISLAIEIPRHRTDRDGGIISAKGRRTGLSDGSFEDFLQTDAPINRGIRAGIGQS from the coding sequence ATGGGTTCGGGCGTGATCGTAAGTGCGGACGGCACGATACTAACGAATGCTCACGTCATTGATGGTGCCGACAGCATCACAGTCTTGATGAATGACAACAAGACGTTTGAGGCGAAGCTTGTCGGTCTCGACAAGCCAAGCGACCTCGCGGTTCTGAAGATCGAGGCTCAGAACATGCCGTTCCTGACTCTAGGAATTCCGATTCGGTGCGCGTCGGCGATATCGCTTGCGATTGAAATCCCTCGGCATCGGACAGACCGTGACGGCGGGATAATTTCGGCAAAAGGCCGACGTACCGGCCTGAGCGACGGAAGTTTCGAAGATTTTCTGCAGACCGATGCCCCGATCAATCGTGGAATTCGGGCGGGCATTGGTCAATCTTAA
- a CDS encoding arginase family protein → MKDLRIPSVQVGIRSISADEARAIADGLPTKIFWARDIVGKMDWIDEAIDGLTENVYLTIDIDGLDPSIVPTTGTPEPGGLGWYETLALIRKLAERRTSSVWISSNIPTSNHTILLRSFVQNWYTKRLLISSMVKRQRSPE, encoded by the coding sequence GTGAAAGATCTCCGTATCCCTTCGGTGCAGGTCGGGATTCGTTCGATTTCGGCCGACGAAGCCCGTGCGATCGCAGATGGTTTGCCAACAAAGATCTTTTGGGCTCGCGACATCGTTGGAAAAATGGACTGGATCGATGAAGCGATCGACGGCCTGACCGAAAACGTTTACTTGACGATCGATATAGATGGACTGGATCCGAGCATTGTTCCTACGACCGGAACACCGGAACCGGGTGGATTAGGCTGGTACGAAACGTTGGCGTTGATACGCAAGCTTGCCGAAAGAAGAACGTCGTCGGTATGGATCTCGTCGAATATTCCTACGTCGAATCATACGATTCTCCTGCGTTCCTTTGTTCAAAACTGGTATACAAAACGCTTGCTTATATCTTCGATGGTGAAACGCCAAAGGTCACCGGAATGA